Part of the Meiothermus cerbereus DSM 11376 genome, CCCCGAGGTCATCCGGGGGGTGGCGGGGTTCGGGTGGATTCCTGAAGAATGACTATCTATCTAAGGTTGGTACAAGATGCCCAGGATGGTGATCACAATGATCAGTTCAATCACGCTCATTCCGCACGCACGCTTCACAAGACCCCCTTATCCAACGCAGCCGGTGTCTGAGGGCTACCCACCTCGATTACAACACCACCCCCTGCCCACTCCCTGCGGACAACCTACCGCTTCACTGGGGTTGTGCAAGTGACCTATAACCCAAAAACTGTGTCCAGGACAAGGGAAAAAACAACATTTGATTAACAGCAATCTGGCGTCGGGCAAAGCGAAATTGCACCCTGGATGGCTTTAGAAATTAACAAACCACCCCCCCAACTGGGGGATTCCGCAGGGCTACTGAAATAACGCCCCAGGTTTGACAAACACACCCATCCACCCGCTACCCTAAAGCTCATGACCTACGGCGACTGGGCCCTGCTGCAAGACCGGCGGGGCCGCACTTATTTGTTTCGCTTGCAGGAAGGCGCTACCTTCAACTATCACCGAGGTTCTATCCGCCACGAGGCCATCGTGCAGGCCGGGGCCGGCCAGAAAATTGCCACCCCCCAGGGAGAGCTGTTTACCATCCACCGCCCCACCCTGGAAGACTACGTGCTCCACATGCCCCGCGAGGCCACCCCCACCTACCCCAAGGATGCCGCCACCATTTGCTTTCTGCTCGACCTGGCCCCAGGTATGCGGGTGCTGGAGGCGGGCTCGGGTTCGGGCGGCCTGACCCTGTACTTGGCGCGTGCCGTGGGCCCAACCGGCCAGGTCTGGAGCTACGAAGCCCGCCCGCGACACCTCGAGCGGGCCAAACGCAACCTGAGCGGGTTTGAAGACTGGGGCAACGTCACCTGGGTAGAAGCCGACCTGGCCCAGGCCGAGCTGCCCCCTAGTGCCTTCGACGGCATCGCGCTAGATCTAATGGAACCCTGGACGGTGCTAGATTCCATCACCCCGGCACTCAAGATAGACCGCTTTCTGGCCTGCTACCTGCCCAACCTCACCCAGGTCATTGCGCTCCTGGAGCACCTCCAAACCCAGGGCCTGCCCTATCTGCTCGAGCGCACCCTGGAGGTACAGCACCGCGAGTGGGATCTGCGCCCCCCCATCGCCCATCCCAAGTTTCAGCAGGTGGGGCATACGGCCTTTCTGGTGCAGCTCAGACGGGTGGAGGGCTGACGGTGAAGCTCAACGGTGCAGCCTAGAGATTACGGTTTAACTCAAGGTTTGGTTGCGTCTTTCGGGAAAAGCCTGGCTATGCCCTTGCAGCGCCTGTTATGTGCGACGCTGAAACTCGACCGAAGGCCTGCCTTCAAGAAGACCCGCAACGGAGATGTCTTCGTCGATTTTGGGCCAGTGAATGCCTTCTCCATTACCCAGCAACTCATACTCGGCGCGCTCTTGCGGGTCGGCTTTTGCTAGCCGAGGAAACCAAACGATAGGTACAGCCAAGCGGCGGCCGTCAGACAGTGTGACGATCAGTTCGTCCTCGGTACACTCGACAGCGCTGGCAAGAATAGGTTTAGCGGCCAAAGAACTCATTCCACGCCTCCTCAATCGCAACCCTGTTCTCCTCTACAAGCCTGAACA contains:
- a CDS encoding prepilin-type N-terminal cleavage/methylation domain-containing protein; amino-acid sequence: MKRACGMSVIELIIVITILGILYQP
- a CDS encoding tRNA (adenine-N1)-methyltransferase; translation: MTYGDWALLQDRRGRTYLFRLQEGATFNYHRGSIRHEAIVQAGAGQKIATPQGELFTIHRPTLEDYVLHMPREATPTYPKDAATICFLLDLAPGMRVLEAGSGSGGLTLYLARAVGPTGQVWSYEARPRHLERAKRNLSGFEDWGNVTWVEADLAQAELPPSAFDGIALDLMEPWTVLDSITPALKIDRFLACYLPNLTQVIALLEHLQTQGLPYLLERTLEVQHREWDLRPPIAHPKFQQVGHTAFLVQLRRVEG
- a CDS encoding DUF2442 domain-containing protein is translated as MSSLAAKPILASAVECTEDELIVTLSDGRRLAVPIVWFPRLAKADPQERAEYELLGNGEGIHWPKIDEDISVAGLLEGRPSVEFQRRT